TGAGTTAAAACTGGACAATATCGCGCTGGTCGCGGAGCATAACGGCAGTATTTTGCAAAAAGCCGATTGGGCAAAGACCCGGCTGCAAGAAAATGACCGCGTGGAACTGATCAAATTTTGCGGTGGCGGCTAACTATAAAGATTTCTCTGCAAATTATTGTTTATTCAACCAATGCTCGGTCCGCTTAAATTTTCAAGAAATTT
The DNA window shown above is from Candidatus Margulisiibacteriota bacterium and carries:
- the thiS gene encoding sulfur carrier protein ThiS; protein product: MNIILNGQAAEISAQNVQDLVAELKLDNIALVAEHNGSILQKADWAKTRLQENDRVELIKFCGGG